A single Crateriforma conspicua DNA region contains:
- the tatA gene encoding twin-arginine translocase TatA/TatE family subunit, with amino-acid sequence MFDFVHQGISLAFMGMPGGSELFIILLIILVLFGGAKLPSLMRNLGRSANEFKKGMSETAEDDGEAGTDNSAEKA; translated from the coding sequence ATGTTTGATTTTGTGCACCAGGGAATCTCCCTGGCTTTCATGGGCATGCCGGGCGGCAGCGAACTGTTCATCATTTTGCTGATCATCCTGGTCCTTTTCGGCGGTGCGAAGCTGCCCAGCCTGATGCGAAACCTTGGCCGCAGCGCCAACGAATTCAAAAAGGGCATGAGCGAAACGGCCGAGGACGACGGCGAAGCGGGAACCGACAATTCGGCCGAGAAAGCCTGA
- a CDS encoding AEC family transporter — protein sequence MIADTYQIFMSVLGVFLVVALGASCRRAGWLTPNADRSLANLTAKVLLPALFFDRILSGDRIASLLDAWTPPLFGFTITVIGFLLGLGLARLLGGWMGLKDASSRSAFALGVGICNYGYIPLPLAERFYPDAMVDLILHNVGVDLALWSVGVAIISGGRGQQRQWWRSLISPPLVAVVIAMTLKRTGWVDFVPQPILLATEKLGSCSVPLGLMLSGALIIDFLKDADWGGAIRTIVCAVGFRQLVMPVAILAVATFLARTVQMQQVLMLQAAMPAAIFPIVLVRLYDRDTVTSMRVILSTSIFGIVMVPFWLAVGKWWLGV from the coding sequence ATGATTGCCGACACGTACCAGATTTTCATGAGCGTGTTGGGCGTCTTTCTGGTCGTCGCCTTGGGAGCCTCGTGTCGCCGTGCCGGCTGGTTGACGCCCAACGCGGACCGCTCGTTGGCCAATTTGACGGCCAAGGTGTTGCTGCCGGCTTTGTTTTTCGACCGCATTTTGAGTGGCGACCGGATCGCATCTTTGTTGGATGCGTGGACACCGCCGCTGTTCGGATTCACGATCACCGTCATCGGATTCTTGTTGGGCTTGGGGCTGGCACGTCTGTTGGGCGGATGGATGGGGCTGAAAGACGCGTCCAGCCGCAGCGCGTTCGCACTGGGCGTAGGCATCTGTAATTACGGCTACATCCCGCTGCCGCTGGCCGAACGCTTTTATCCCGACGCCATGGTCGATCTGATCCTGCACAACGTCGGCGTGGATTTGGCCCTGTGGAGCGTCGGGGTGGCGATCATCAGCGGTGGCCGCGGGCAGCAACGCCAATGGTGGCGATCGCTGATCAGCCCGCCGCTTGTCGCGGTGGTGATCGCGATGACATTGAAGCGGACCGGTTGGGTCGACTTTGTGCCTCAGCCGATCTTGTTGGCGACTGAAAAGCTGGGCAGTTGTTCGGTGCCGCTGGGGCTGATGCTTTCGGGGGCCCTGATCATCGACTTTTTGAAAGACGCCGACTGGGGCGGAGCGATCCGCACGATCGTTTGTGCGGTCGGTTTTCGACAGCTGGTCATGCCGGTGGCGATTCTTGCCGTGGCCACGTTTCTGGCCCGGACGGTTCAAATGCAGCAGGTCTTGATGCTGCAAGCGGCGATGCCGGCGGCCATTTTCCCGATCGTCCTCGTCCGGCTTTATGATCGTGACACGGTGACGTCGATGCGGGTCATCCTGTCGACGTCGATCTTCGGCATCGTCATGGTGCCGTTTTGGCTGGCCGTCGGGAAATGGTGGTTAGGGGTCTGA
- a CDS encoding Sec-independent protein translocase subunit TatA/TatB codes for MFGLSPFSLILIAIIAIMLFGSDLPEVARKFGSRYREFRRSINDVQQQFREIQRETSDALKVDTSDDHRRAELDDEEEDEPQAPRFTPPS; via the coding sequence ATGTTCGGTTTGAGCCCGTTTTCGCTGATCCTGATCGCGATCATTGCGATCATGTTGTTCGGCAGCGATTTGCCCGAAGTGGCACGCAAATTTGGGTCTCGGTATCGCGAATTCCGTCGTTCCATCAATGACGTCCAGCAACAGTTCCGCGAAATTCAGCGGGAAACCAGCGACGCGTTGAAGGTCGACACGTCCGACGATCATCGCCGGGCCGAATTGGATGACGAGGAAGAAGACGAACCGCAAGCACCTCGGTTCACGCCGCCCAGCTGA